Proteins encoded by one window of Pseudomonas sp. LS44:
- the nirB gene encoding nitrite reductase large subunit NirB gives MNSFVTPIKSETLIVIGNGMVGHHCVEQLIERGALAHYQVHVYGEERQRAYDRVHLSEYFGGKDAEDLALGDADLYARNGVHLHLGEQVLEIDRERQEVVTNHGRRAYDRLVLATGSYPFVPPIPGAEGNSRLVYRTLDDLDAIRAAAANARRGVVVGGGLLGLEAANALKSLGLEAHVVEFAPRLMPVQLDPDGGAALRARIEALGVGVHLSRATQDIVIGEEYAYRMNFNDGEFLETDLIVFSAGIRPQDALGRSSGLEIAPRGGVVIDNDCRTSDPAIFAIGECASWNGSIFGLVAPGYTMARNLAAQLVGQAHEPFTGADMSTKLKLLGVDVGSIGDAHAATPGAKSYRFIDEANASYRRLVVSADGQHVIGAVLVGDNSYYDTLLQYAQNGIKLPQEPSSLILPLSDGAPTLGADALPDTATICSCHNVSKGAVCCQVDAGITDLGELKAVTKAGTGCGGCSALLKQVFEHELSARGVAVDKSLCEHFAHTRQELYAIVRVEGVISFEELLAKHGRGHTGCDICKPAVGSILASCWNQSITDPALVPLQDTNDTFMANMQKNGTYSVVPRIPGGEITPDGLIAIGAVAKKYDLYTKITGGQRIDLFGAQLHELPDIWGELIAAGFETGHAYGKSLRTVKSCVGSTWCRYGVQDSVGMALILEDRYKGLRSPHKIKFAVSGCTRECAEAQSKDVGVIATEKGWNLYVSGNGGMRPRHAELFATDLDDATLIRYIDRFLMFYVRTADRLQRTSVWRESLEGGLDYLKEVIIDDSLGLAGELEAQMQLVVDRYECEWANAIQDPEKLKRFRTFVNDQRGDPDIHFVKERGQRRPVHSSELHLIPVTEEVL, from the coding sequence ATGAACTCCTTCGTCACTCCGATCAAGAGCGAAACCCTGATCGTCATCGGCAACGGTATGGTCGGCCACCACTGTGTCGAGCAACTGATCGAACGCGGTGCGCTGGCCCACTATCAGGTGCACGTATACGGCGAAGAACGCCAACGCGCCTATGACCGTGTGCACCTCTCCGAGTACTTCGGCGGTAAGGATGCCGAAGACCTGGCCCTTGGCGACGCCGACCTGTATGCCCGCAACGGCGTGCATCTGCACCTCGGCGAGCAAGTCCTGGAGATCGACCGCGAGCGCCAGGAAGTGGTCACCAACCACGGCCGCCGCGCTTACGACCGTCTGGTGCTGGCCACCGGCTCTTACCCCTTCGTACCGCCGATTCCCGGCGCCGAAGGCAATTCGCGCCTGGTCTACCGCACCCTCGACGATCTCGACGCCATTCGCGCCGCTGCGGCCAATGCCCGTCGCGGCGTCGTGGTCGGCGGCGGCCTGCTCGGCCTGGAAGCCGCCAACGCGCTGAAATCGCTCGGCCTGGAAGCCCACGTGGTGGAGTTCGCCCCGCGGCTGATGCCGGTCCAGTTGGACCCTGACGGCGGCGCCGCCCTGCGTGCGCGCATCGAAGCCCTTGGCGTCGGCGTACACCTGTCGCGCGCCACCCAGGACATCGTCATCGGCGAGGAATACGCCTACCGGATGAACTTCAACGACGGCGAATTCCTGGAAACCGACCTGATCGTGTTCTCCGCCGGGATTCGCCCGCAAGATGCCCTCGGCCGTAGCTCGGGCCTGGAAATCGCTCCGCGCGGCGGCGTGGTGATCGACAACGACTGCCGCACCAGCGACCCGGCGATCTTCGCCATCGGCGAGTGCGCCTCCTGGAACGGCAGCATCTTCGGCCTGGTCGCCCCCGGTTACACCATGGCGCGCAACCTCGCCGCGCAGCTGGTTGGCCAGGCGCACGAGCCGTTCACCGGCGCGGACATGTCAACCAAGCTCAAGCTGCTCGGCGTCGACGTCGGCTCGATCGGCGACGCCCATGCGGCCACGCCGGGCGCCAAGAGCTACCGGTTCATCGACGAAGCCAACGCCAGCTATCGGCGCCTGGTGGTGTCCGCCGATGGCCAGCACGTGATCGGCGCGGTGCTAGTCGGCGACAACAGCTACTACGACACCCTGCTGCAGTACGCACAGAACGGCATCAAACTGCCGCAGGAACCGTCCAGCCTGATCCTGCCGCTCTCCGACGGCGCGCCGACCCTCGGTGCCGACGCACTGCCGGACACCGCGACCATCTGCTCCTGCCACAACGTCAGCAAGGGCGCGGTGTGCTGCCAGGTCGACGCTGGCATCACCGACCTCGGCGAACTGAAGGCGGTGACCAAGGCCGGTACCGGCTGCGGCGGTTGCAGCGCGCTGCTCAAACAGGTCTTCGAACATGAGCTGAGCGCCCGTGGCGTGGCCGTCGACAAGAGCCTGTGCGAACACTTCGCCCACACCCGCCAGGAGCTGTACGCCATCGTGCGGGTAGAAGGGGTGATCAGCTTCGAGGAACTGCTGGCCAAGCACGGCCGCGGCCACACCGGTTGCGACATCTGCAAGCCGGCGGTGGGCTCGATCCTCGCGTCGTGCTGGAACCAGTCGATCACCGACCCCGCGCTGGTGCCGCTGCAAGATACCAACGACACCTTCATGGCCAACATGCAGAAGAACGGCACCTACTCCGTCGTGCCGCGTATTCCCGGTGGCGAAATCACCCCGGACGGGCTGATCGCCATCGGCGCGGTGGCGAAGAAGTACGACCTCTACACCAAGATCACCGGCGGCCAGCGCATCGACCTGTTCGGCGCGCAACTGCATGAGTTGCCGGATATCTGGGGCGAGCTAATCGCCGCCGGCTTCGAGACCGGCCACGCCTACGGCAAGTCGCTGCGTACCGTGAAGTCCTGCGTGGGCAGCACCTGGTGCCGCTACGGCGTGCAGGACAGCGTGGGCATGGCGCTGATCCTCGAGGACCGCTACAAGGGCCTGCGCTCGCCGCACAAGATCAAGTTCGCCGTCTCCGGCTGCACCCGCGAATGCGCCGAGGCGCAGAGCAAGGACGTCGGTGTGATCGCCACCGAGAAGGGCTGGAACCTCTATGTCAGCGGCAACGGCGGCATGCGTCCACGGCACGCCGAGCTGTTCGCCACCGATCTGGATGACGCCACCCTGATCCGCTACATCGACCGGTTCCTGATGTTCTACGTGCGCACCGCCGACCGCCTGCAACGCACCTCGGTCTGGCGCGAGTCGCTGGAAGGCGGCCTGGACTACCTCAAGGAAGTGATCATCGACGACAGCCTGGGCCTGGCGGGCGAGCTGGAAGCGCAGATGCAGCTGGTGGTCGACCGCTACGAATGCGAATGGGCCAACGCCATCCAGGACCCGGAGAAGCTCAAACGCTTCCGCACCTTCGTCAACGACCAGCGCGGCGACCCGGACATCCATTTCGTCAAGGAACGCGGCCAGCGCCGGCCGGTGCACTCCTCCGAACTCCACCTGATCCCTGTCACCGAGGAGGTGCTCTGA
- a CDS encoding formate/nitrite transporter family protein, producing the protein MSYLVPAEFVTKMVDSGESKIFMSTRDTLIRAFMAGAILALAAVFAITISVQTGSPLVGAILFPVGFVMLYLMGFDLLTGVFVLTPLALLDKRPGVTVGGVLRNWGLVFTGNFAGALTVAVMMAFVFTYGFSTGPGVIGEKISHIGEARTLGYAEYGLAGWLTIFLRGMLCNWMVSLGVVGAMISTTVSGKTIAMWMPIMLFFYMGFEHSVVNMFLFPSAMILGGNFSVMDYMLWNEIPTALGNLVGGLAFTGLTLYSTHIRTAPKRSFS; encoded by the coding sequence ATGTCCTACCTGGTTCCTGCAGAATTCGTGACCAAGATGGTCGACTCCGGCGAGTCGAAGATCTTCATGTCGACCCGCGACACCCTGATCCGTGCCTTCATGGCCGGTGCGATCCTGGCCCTGGCCGCCGTGTTCGCCATCACCATTTCCGTGCAGACGGGCTCGCCGCTGGTGGGCGCCATCCTCTTCCCGGTCGGCTTCGTGATGCTTTACCTGATGGGCTTCGACCTGCTCACCGGGGTGTTCGTCCTCACCCCGCTGGCCCTGCTCGACAAGCGCCCGGGCGTCACCGTCGGCGGCGTGCTGCGCAACTGGGGCCTGGTGTTCACCGGCAACTTCGCCGGTGCGCTGACCGTGGCGGTGATGATGGCGTTCGTCTTCACCTACGGGTTTTCCACTGGTCCCGGCGTGATCGGCGAGAAGATCTCCCACATCGGTGAAGCCCGTACCCTGGGCTACGCCGAATACGGCCTGGCCGGCTGGCTGACCATCTTCCTGCGCGGCATGCTGTGCAACTGGATGGTGTCCCTGGGTGTGGTCGGCGCGATGATCTCTACCACTGTCAGCGGCAAGACCATCGCCATGTGGATGCCGATCATGCTGTTCTTCTACATGGGCTTCGAGCACTCGGTGGTGAACATGTTCCTGTTCCCCTCGGCGATGATTTTGGGCGGCAACTTCTCAGTGATGGATTACATGCTCTGGAACGAGATTCCGACCGCGCTGGGCAACCTGGTCGGCGGCCTCGCCTTCACCGGTCTGACCCTCTACAGCACGCACATTCGCACCGCGCCGAAACGTTCGTTCAGCTGA
- the nirD gene encoding nitrite reductase small subunit NirD has translation MSQSNVVLAASPSALSWQALCRSQDLVANSGVVAWLDGAQIALFHLPHTVDGEKLFAIENRDPKSGANVIGRGIVGQLKGDLVIASPLYKQHFRLADGSCLEYPEQRLRVWPVRLNGDAVEIGVAAQD, from the coding sequence ATGAGCCAGTCCAACGTCGTGCTTGCCGCTTCCCCCTCCGCACTTTCCTGGCAGGCGCTGTGCCGCAGCCAGGATCTGGTGGCCAACTCCGGCGTGGTCGCCTGGCTGGACGGGGCGCAGATCGCCCTCTTCCACCTGCCGCACACGGTCGACGGCGAGAAGCTGTTCGCCATTGAGAACCGCGACCCGAAATCCGGCGCCAACGTGATTGGCCGCGGCATCGTCGGCCAGCTCAAGGGCGATCTGGTGATCGCCTCGCCACTCTACAAGCAGCACTTCCGCCTGGCGGACGGCAGCTGCCTGGAATACCCCGAGCAACGCCTGCGCGTCTGGCCGGTGCGCCTGAACGGCGATGCCGTGGAAATCGGCGTCGCCGCACAAGACTGA